The Chloroflexi bacterium ADurb.Bin180 genome includes a region encoding these proteins:
- a CDS encoding Soluble hydrogenase 42 kDa subunit, translated as MNLRIPGPTPLPEAVRIAAGGDACDHRGERFEQLLRQCEARLKQFYQTESDVLVLTGSGTGGLEAALVNVLSPGQAVLAVSVGHFGERFAAVARAFGGQVTMLESEPGQALDARRVEAALARLPEPAVLLTTHNETSTGVLNDLEAVSQVLPGPGPRRPLWLVDGVSSLGATDLPMDRWGCDVVVSASQKAWMAPAGLAFLGVSERAWEWIDRARCPRYYWDLREARKYARKGQTPFTPAVNALAGLDAALELMVQEGLETIVQRHRDLARQTRAGLRALGFAMLASDQDASPTLTAARVPVGLSATEIKKRLLRDYGVAVAAGMGELKEQIIRVAHMGYCSEENISQLLAALKGLLPHLRNQRN; from the coding sequence ATGAACTTGCGTATTCCTGGTCCGACTCCGCTGCCCGAGGCAGTCAGAATCGCCGCGGGCGGCGATGCTTGTGACCATCGAGGCGAGCGTTTCGAGCAGCTCCTCCGACAATGCGAGGCGCGCCTGAAGCAGTTCTATCAGACCGAGAGCGACGTTCTCGTGCTCACCGGTTCCGGCACGGGTGGACTGGAAGCGGCGCTGGTGAACGTGCTTTCGCCGGGGCAAGCGGTGCTGGCCGTATCGGTGGGGCACTTTGGGGAGCGGTTTGCCGCGGTGGCCAGGGCCTTTGGCGGACAGGTGACGATGCTCGAATCCGAGCCAGGGCAGGCTCTGGATGCGCGCAGGGTCGAGGCGGCGCTGGCCAGGCTGCCCGAGCCGGCGGTGCTGCTGACCACACACAACGAGACCTCGACCGGCGTGCTGAACGACCTGGAAGCGGTGTCGCAGGTGCTGCCAGGCCCTGGGCCGAGGCGGCCGCTGTGGTTGGTGGACGGAGTGAGCTCGCTGGGAGCCACTGACCTGCCAATGGACCGCTGGGGCTGCGACGTGGTCGTCTCGGCCTCACAGAAGGCCTGGATGGCTCCGGCGGGCCTGGCCTTCCTGGGCGTGAGCGAGAGAGCCTGGGAGTGGATCGACCGTGCCAGGTGCCCCCGCTATTACTGGGATCTGCGCGAGGCCAGAAAGTACGCCCGTAAGGGACAGACGCCATTCACGCCGGCGGTGAACGCGCTGGCGGGGCTGGATGCGGCCCTTGAGTTGATGGTGCAAGAAGGACTGGAGACCATTGTGCAGCGTCACCGCGACCTGGCCAGGCAAACGCGCGCGGGCCTCAGGGCTCTCGGGTTCGCCATGCTGGCCAGCGACCAGGATGCCTCACCCACGCTGACAGCGGCGCGTGTGCCGGTGGGCCTCTCGGCAACCGAAATCAAGAAACGACTGCTGCGAGACTATGGCGTTGCGGTGGCCGCGGGAATGGGCGAGCTGAAAGAGCAGATCATTCGTGTGGCGCATATGGGCTACTGTTCGGAAGAGAACATCAGTCAGTTGCTGGCGGCGCTCAAGGGACTGCTGCCACATCTGAGGAACCAACGGAATTAG
- the acpP gene encoding Acyl carrier protein — MTANGKGTRIAAGNLHIMKGEAIVDIFERVKKIVVDQLGIAPEKVVPEARFREDLGADSLDLVELIMAFEEEFGGPVSDEEAQGIKTVGEAVKYLESRGA; from the coding sequence TTGACAGCGAACGGCAAGGGCACTAGAATAGCCGCTGGTAACCTGCATATTATGAAGGGAGAAGCAATCGTGGACATCTTTGAACGCGTAAAAAAGATCGTGGTAGACCAGCTTGGAATCGCCCCGGAGAAAGTCGTGCCGGAGGCGCGCTTCCGCGAAGACCTGGGGGCGGACTCGCTGGACCTGGTCGAGCTGATCATGGCCTTTGAGGAAGAGTTCGGCGGTCCTGTCTCCGACGAAGAGGCACAGGGCATCAAGACCGTGGGCGAAGCAGTCAAGTACCTGGAGTCTCGCGGCGCCTAG
- the rmpA gene encoding 3-hexulose-6-phosphate synthase codes for MLGSIIRRQILTAARERRLQGVDDEQLTRIEQAMGQQEGEGAVAVLQSLAALGRSKLDSDKRYLQLAFNEDIRQMRRVLPWIVCDQRILIEAGTPYLKREGMNGIRAIRALWPGHIVADLKASDGGAEEAAMAHGAGATAATVLGNSPTETLNCFIAACRRLEMAAMVDMLGVTDPLRVLMQLRLPPDVVVLHRGRDEEGTRGKVIQYRHVTRVRSKFDTLISAAGGVDLREARSAIFNGASIVVVNVVSPGKPWNGIPADGDVGTIARSFLATIE; via the coding sequence ATGCTGGGTTCAATCATCCGCAGGCAGATCCTGACGGCCGCCCGAGAAAGGCGCCTTCAGGGCGTGGACGATGAACAACTGACCAGGATCGAACAGGCAATGGGCCAGCAGGAAGGTGAAGGAGCTGTCGCCGTCCTTCAATCCCTGGCGGCGCTTGGCCGCAGCAAGCTCGACAGCGACAAGCGCTATTTGCAACTGGCGTTCAATGAGGACATCCGTCAGATGCGGCGCGTGTTACCCTGGATCGTGTGCGACCAACGCATCCTGATCGAGGCCGGGACTCCCTACCTCAAACGCGAGGGCATGAACGGGATCCGCGCCATCCGTGCCCTGTGGCCGGGGCACATCGTGGCCGACCTCAAGGCATCTGACGGCGGCGCTGAAGAGGCGGCAATGGCTCACGGGGCTGGCGCCACGGCCGCAACGGTGCTGGGCAACTCGCCGACCGAAACCCTGAACTGCTTCATTGCCGCCTGCCGCCGCCTGGAAATGGCCGCTATGGTCGACATGCTCGGCGTCACCGACCCGCTGCGTGTGCTGATGCAGCTCAGGCTGCCACCCGATGTCGTCGTGCTTCACCGCGGCCGCGATGAGGAGGGCACGCGTGGCAAGGTGATCCAATACCGTCACGTGACGCGCGTGCGCAGCAAGTTCGACACGCTGATCTCCGCCGCGGGCGGCGTAGACCTGCGTGAGGCGCGCAGCGCCATCTTTAACGGCGCCAGCATCGTCGTGGTCAACGTGGTCTCGCCAGGCAAGCCGTGGAACGGCATCCCTGCTGATGGCGACGTCGGAACCATCGCCCGCTCCTTTCTGGCGACCATCGAGTAG
- the trpB gene encoding Tryptophan synthase beta chain, whose product MERQRFILDESRLPKEWYNIQADLPGPLPPVLHPVTLEPVKPEDLAPLFPMEVIRQEVSTERYIAIPPEVREIYRLWRPTPLVRAVRLEKALGTPAHIYYKNEGVSPPGSHKPNTAVAQAFYNKAQGVKRLSTETGAGQWGSSLALACNMLGLECQVYMVKVSYQQKPYRRSLMHLWGASVTASPSSETEAGRSILAQDPDSNGSLGIAISEAVEVAMKDDETKYSLGSVLNHVLMHQTVVGQEAMSQMEMAGEEPDVVIGCVGGGSNLGGIAFPFLRRVLKEGARTRFVAVEPRACPSLTKGIYAYDYGDTARMAPVTKMYTLGHSFVPSGIHAGGLRYHGMAPLVSALAKAGYIEAVAYHQNPAFEAAVLFARTEGVVPAPETAHAIKAAVDEALRCKESGERRVILLNFSGHGHFDLAAYDAYLAGKLTDTEYSQDQLSASLAELPRV is encoded by the coding sequence GACCTGCCCGGGCCGCTGCCGCCGGTGCTGCACCCGGTGACACTGGAGCCGGTGAAACCGGAGGACCTGGCGCCGTTGTTTCCGATGGAGGTCATCCGCCAGGAGGTGAGCACAGAACGCTACATCGCCATCCCACCCGAGGTGCGGGAGATCTACCGACTGTGGCGGCCCACGCCCCTGGTCAGGGCGGTGAGGCTGGAGAAGGCGCTGGGCACGCCGGCGCACATCTACTACAAGAACGAAGGGGTGAGCCCTCCTGGCAGCCACAAGCCGAACACGGCCGTGGCACAGGCTTTCTACAACAAGGCGCAGGGCGTCAAGCGTCTCTCGACCGAGACGGGTGCCGGGCAGTGGGGCAGCTCGTTAGCCCTGGCCTGCAATATGCTCGGCCTCGAATGCCAGGTCTATATGGTGAAGGTGAGCTACCAGCAAAAGCCGTACCGCCGCTCGCTGATGCACCTATGGGGTGCGAGCGTCACCGCCAGTCCCAGCAGCGAGACAGAGGCCGGACGGAGCATTCTGGCACAGGATCCTGACTCGAACGGCTCCCTGGGCATCGCTATCAGCGAGGCGGTGGAGGTGGCGATGAAGGACGACGAGACCAAGTACTCGCTGGGCAGCGTGCTCAACCACGTGCTGATGCACCAGACGGTGGTGGGGCAGGAAGCGATGAGCCAGATGGAGATGGCGGGAGAAGAGCCGGACGTGGTCATTGGCTGCGTGGGCGGCGGCTCGAACCTGGGCGGCATCGCCTTCCCCTTCCTGCGGCGCGTGCTCAAAGAGGGCGCCCGGACGAGGTTCGTGGCGGTTGAGCCACGCGCCTGCCCATCGCTCACCAAAGGTATCTACGCCTATGACTATGGGGACACGGCCCGCATGGCGCCGGTGACCAAGATGTACACGCTGGGGCACAGCTTTGTGCCGTCAGGAATCCATGCCGGGGGCCTCAGATATCACGGCATGGCACCGCTGGTCTCGGCATTGGCCAAGGCGGGCTATATCGAGGCGGTCGCGTACCATCAGAATCCGGCGTTCGAGGCGGCCGTTCTCTTTGCCCGCACGGAAGGCGTGGTGCCGGCTCCAGAGACAGCACACGCAATCAAGGCAGCAGTGGACGAAGCGCTGCGCTGCAAGGAAAGCGGCGAGCGCAGGGTCATCCTGCTCAACTTTAGCGGACACGGCCACTTTGACCTGGCCGCCTATGATGCTTACCTGGCGGGCAAACTGACCGACACCGAGTACAGTCAGGACCAGTTGTCGGCTTCTCTGGCCGAGCTGCCCAGGGTCTAG
- the hflK gene encoding Modulator of FtsH protease HflK: MGWLLATPLLTLVVMYFLGGIRQLYEYQRGVVFTLGRYSGTRSPGLTWVAPILQNMRVVDMRITTADIPKQEVITRDNITILANTVVYYRVEHPEDAIIKIQDYGYAVRQYTQTALRDVVGNAEMDFVLSEREKIAENIRAIVDAETSGWGVDISSIKIQEIELPAEMKRAMAKQAEAERERRAVIIASQGELSAAESLQKAAEMLSQSEGALHLRTLQTIRDIAADPSEKIVIFVPGSMQETLGKIVKG, encoded by the coding sequence ATGGGTTGGCTACTGGCTACTCCTCTGCTGACTCTCGTTGTGATGTACTTTCTGGGCGGCATCAGACAGCTCTATGAATACCAGCGCGGCGTCGTGTTCACGCTGGGCCGCTACTCGGGCACGCGCAGTCCTGGCCTCACCTGGGTCGCGCCCATTCTGCAGAACATGCGGGTGGTGGACATGCGCATCACCACGGCCGATATCCCCAAGCAGGAGGTGATCACCCGCGACAATATCACCATCTTGGCCAACACCGTGGTCTACTATCGCGTCGAACACCCTGAAGACGCGATCATCAAGATCCAGGACTATGGCTACGCCGTGCGTCAGTACACGCAGACCGCCCTGCGCGACGTAGTGGGCAACGCCGAAATGGACTTTGTGCTGAGCGAGCGCGAAAAGATCGCCGAGAACATCCGCGCCATTGTCGACGCCGAGACATCGGGCTGGGGTGTTGACATCAGCTCAATCAAGATCCAGGAGATCGAGCTCCCAGCGGAGATGAAGCGTGCTATGGCCAAGCAGGCCGAGGCCGAGCGCGAGCGCCGCGCCGTGATCATCGCCTCTCAGGGCGAGCTGTCGGCCGCCGAGAGCCTGCAAAAGGCCGCCGAGATGCTCTCCCAGAGCGAGGGAGCGCTCCACCTGCGCACGCTGCAGACGATCCGCGACATCGCCGCCGACCCCTCGGAAAAGATCGTCATCTTTGTACCCGGCAGCATGCAGGAGACGCTCGGCAAGATCGTCAAGGGGTAA
- a CDS encoding putative oxidoreductase produces MIVVDPKRCAYCGCCVSVCPVGALDLQETRLTVSDACIDCLLCVAACPMGAISACGGRPASLAKTHYDVIIVGAGPAGSVTAWEAARLGLSVLLLEKRQEIGSPVRCAEGITHSALASFLPPDPRWISATIRTASIHVVEPTREQEWVPAQEPAEDAAMGYVLERRVFDRVLAEQAAAAGARVMVKTAAEGLLRDGQRVVGVRVRGPSGAMDITARVTVGADGVESRVGAWAGIDTTLAQADLMSCAQYLMAGVETDPHTTVYYLDQELAPGGYAWIFPKGDGRANVGLGVQAGITEKAPIELLNRFVDKYPFLSRGNPVTLVSGGVPVGLPPAQIVADGLLLVGDAARQVDPLTGGGIANGMEAGRLAAQVVAEALDVGDTSAKALGRYAELWSAGRGKDMARNLRLRRRFAPEQRTDERFLRLFALSIGAAK; encoded by the coding sequence GTGATCGTCGTTGATCCGAAACGCTGTGCCTATTGCGGTTGCTGCGTCAGTGTGTGTCCCGTGGGGGCTCTCGACCTGCAGGAGACACGGCTGACCGTCTCCGATGCCTGTATCGACTGCCTGCTCTGCGTCGCTGCCTGCCCAATGGGTGCTATCAGCGCCTGCGGGGGCAGGCCGGCCTCGCTGGCGAAAACTCACTACGATGTCATCATTGTGGGGGCCGGGCCGGCCGGGTCCGTGACCGCCTGGGAGGCAGCCAGGCTGGGCCTCTCCGTGCTGCTGCTCGAAAAACGACAGGAGATCGGCTCGCCGGTGCGCTGTGCCGAAGGCATTACTCACTCCGCACTGGCCTCGTTTCTGCCGCCCGATCCCCGCTGGATCAGCGCCACGATACGCACTGCCTCCATTCACGTCGTCGAGCCGACGCGCGAGCAGGAGTGGGTGCCAGCGCAGGAGCCTGCCGAAGATGCGGCTATGGGCTATGTGCTCGAGCGGCGTGTCTTTGATCGCGTGCTGGCCGAGCAGGCAGCGGCAGCCGGCGCGCGGGTGATGGTCAAGACCGCGGCGGAGGGACTGTTGCGCGACGGACAGCGTGTGGTCGGCGTGAGGGTGCGCGGCCCATCCGGTGCGATGGACATCACCGCCAGGGTCACAGTAGGGGCAGATGGCGTCGAGTCCCGGGTGGGGGCCTGGGCCGGGATCGATACCACTCTGGCGCAGGCTGACCTCATGTCCTGTGCCCAGTACCTGATGGCGGGAGTCGAGACTGACCCCCACACGACGGTGTACTACCTCGACCAGGAGCTGGCACCCGGCGGGTACGCGTGGATCTTCCCCAAGGGCGACGGCAGGGCCAACGTGGGGTTGGGCGTCCAGGCCGGGATTACCGAAAAGGCGCCCATCGAGCTGTTGAACCGCTTTGTGGACAAGTACCCATTCCTCAGCCGGGGCAACCCCGTGACGCTGGTGAGCGGAGGCGTGCCGGTAGGCCTGCCGCCAGCGCAGATTGTCGCCGACGGGCTGCTGCTGGTTGGCGATGCGGCACGGCAGGTTGACCCGCTCACTGGCGGGGGAATCGCCAATGGTATGGAGGCAGGCCGGTTGGCAGCGCAGGTGGTTGCGGAGGCCCTTGATGTAGGCGACACGTCAGCGAAAGCTCTCGGCCGGTACGCCGAGCTGTGGTCTGCCGGGCGGGGCAAAGACATGGCCCGCAACTTGAGACTGAGACGCAGGTTCGCCCCGGAACAGCGAACCGACGAGCGTTTCTTGCGGTTGTTCGCTCTGTCCATCGGGGCAGCCAAGTGA
- the serA gene encoding D-3-phosphoglycerate dehydrogenase: MKQILVMEPLAQEGLNLLATAARVTIAAGASAADLAALLEQADALLVRSKTRVTAELIAAAPRLRVIGRVGTGVDNIDLEAATHRGVVVVNAPYGNTVSVAEHTLGLMLALARHISEADRSMRAGRWEKTAFEGTQLRGKTLGLIGLGRVGAAVARRALGLEMKVKAHDAFVTPERAAQMGVAWVTLDELLASSDFVSLHLPDTEQTRGMIGARELARMKQGAYLINCARGSLVDEQALLAALDSGRLAGAALDVFSREPLPDCALLHHPRVLLTPHLGASTVEAQRDSAVDVARQVLTVLEGGVPEYPVNAPALSAEELSALGPFMDLARRLGQFYAQWSGNHVQSVELICCSELAGQRTDLLVSSLLVGLLSARAEEGINWINAQWAARERGIAFAARLEPDTMPSGWTHWIELKVRTNGEMRTVTGAVLRGEPHIVQVNGYWLDFVARGMLLVSEHREQPGILGRMGTVLGDAGVNIHFVQVGREERGGAGLLVMGLDDPLTAEALQQVLALPSIRTATMVRLG, from the coding sequence ATGAAGCAGATTCTGGTAATGGAGCCGCTGGCCCAGGAGGGGCTGAACCTTCTGGCCACGGCGGCGCGCGTTACTATCGCAGCAGGGGCAAGTGCGGCCGACCTGGCCGCGCTACTTGAGCAGGCCGACGCGCTGCTGGTGAGGAGCAAGACTCGGGTCACCGCGGAGCTGATCGCGGCGGCGCCACGGCTGAGAGTCATCGGCCGGGTGGGCACAGGGGTCGACAACATCGACCTGGAAGCCGCTACCCACCGCGGAGTGGTGGTGGTCAACGCACCGTACGGCAACACCGTGTCGGTGGCGGAGCACACGCTGGGCCTGATGCTGGCCCTGGCACGGCACATCTCTGAGGCCGACCGTTCGATGCGCGCCGGACGCTGGGAAAAGACGGCCTTCGAAGGCACCCAGCTCAGGGGCAAGACGCTGGGGCTGATCGGCCTTGGGCGCGTGGGCGCAGCAGTGGCCAGGAGGGCGCTGGGCCTGGAGATGAAGGTCAAAGCGCACGACGCGTTTGTCACTCCCGAGCGCGCCGCGCAGATGGGGGTGGCCTGGGTAACCCTCGACGAGCTGCTGGCGAGTTCGGATTTCGTTTCGCTGCACCTGCCCGACACAGAGCAGACGCGAGGCATGATCGGGGCACGAGAGCTGGCCAGGATGAAGCAAGGCGCCTATCTCATCAACTGCGCGCGAGGGAGCCTGGTTGACGAGCAAGCGCTCCTGGCAGCGCTGGACAGCGGCCGGCTGGCCGGGGCGGCGCTCGACGTGTTCTCCCGTGAGCCGCTCCCAGACTGTGCACTGCTGCACCACCCACGCGTTTTGCTGACCCCGCATCTGGGCGCCTCCACAGTGGAGGCGCAGCGCGATTCGGCGGTGGACGTGGCCAGGCAGGTGCTGACCGTGCTGGAGGGAGGGGTGCCGGAGTATCCGGTCAATGCACCGGCTCTTTCGGCTGAGGAGTTGAGCGCGTTAGGGCCCTTTATGGATCTGGCGCGGCGGCTGGGCCAGTTCTACGCCCAGTGGTCGGGCAATCACGTGCAGTCGGTCGAGTTGATCTGCTGCTCCGAGCTGGCCGGGCAGCGGACGGACCTCCTGGTCTCGTCGCTGCTGGTTGGGCTCTTGTCGGCGCGGGCCGAGGAAGGCATCAACTGGATCAACGCCCAGTGGGCTGCCAGAGAGAGGGGCATCGCCTTTGCGGCGCGGCTGGAGCCAGACACGATGCCCTCGGGCTGGACGCACTGGATCGAGCTCAAGGTGCGGACAAACGGCGAGATGCGCACCGTGACCGGCGCCGTGCTGCGCGGCGAGCCACATATCGTGCAGGTCAACGGCTACTGGCTTGATTTTGTGGCCCGGGGGATGCTGCTGGTGAGCGAGCATAGGGAGCAGCCGGGCATCCTGGGCCGAATGGGGACAGTGCTGGGCGACGCCGGCGTCAACATCCACTTTGTGCAGGTGGGTCGAGAAGAGAGGGGCGGCGCGGGGCTGCTGGTGATGGGCCTGGACGATCCCCTGACAGCAGAAGCGCTCCAACAGGTTCTGGCGCTGCCGAGCATACGCACGGCGACGATGGTGCGGCTGGGCTAG
- a CDS encoding (2E,6E)-farnesyl diphosphate synthase yields MNPAFAPYIEAVETEMRAVVCSSAADLSGLYGMMLYHLGWLDAQLRPEKADAGKRLRPLLCLLTCEAAGGQWQRAVPAAAALELVHNFSLLHDDIEDQSATRRGRAAVWKVWGLAHGINSGDAMLMLARLALARLHDRGYAPAAILKATTLLDRTCLELTHGQYLDISGEGDLTMTEERYLRMIGGKTAALAAASTEMGAFLAGNSAAAPHYHDFGRNLGLAFQMVDDLLGIWGDPAVTGKPAGDDLLSRKMTLPVIHAVASTESGQDLLALYRLPTWSAETLAEALRLLGQCGSRDYVQSRALDYHRRAATALENARPGEPAAALLAEFASALVSRLK; encoded by the coding sequence GTGAATCCAGCCTTTGCGCCCTACATCGAAGCGGTCGAGACAGAGATGCGTGCCGTGGTCTGTTCCTCGGCGGCGGACCTCTCCGGGTTGTACGGCATGATGCTGTACCACCTTGGCTGGCTCGACGCGCAGCTCAGGCCGGAGAAGGCCGATGCCGGGAAACGACTTCGCCCGCTGCTGTGTCTGCTCACTTGCGAGGCTGCCGGCGGGCAGTGGCAGCGCGCCGTGCCCGCCGCTGCCGCCCTGGAGCTGGTGCACAACTTTTCGCTGCTGCACGACGACATCGAAGACCAGAGCGCCACCCGCCGCGGAAGGGCCGCCGTCTGGAAGGTCTGGGGCCTGGCTCACGGCATCAACTCGGGCGACGCGATGCTGATGCTGGCTCGCCTGGCGCTGGCCAGGCTGCATGATCGGGGATACGCCCCCGCGGCCATTCTCAAAGCGACAACCCTGCTGGATCGAACCTGCCTCGAGCTCACTCACGGGCAGTACCTCGACATTTCTGGCGAGGGCGACCTGACCATGACCGAGGAGCGCTACCTGCGGATGATCGGTGGCAAGACCGCCGCCCTGGCGGCGGCTTCGACCGAGATGGGCGCTTTTCTGGCCGGGAATAGTGCTGCCGCTCCGCATTACCATGACTTTGGCCGGAACCTGGGCCTGGCCTTTCAAATGGTCGACGACCTGCTGGGCATCTGGGGCGATCCTGCTGTCACCGGCAAGCCCGCCGGCGACGATCTGCTGAGCCGCAAGATGACCCTGCCGGTCATCCATGCGGTCGCCTCGACCGAATCGGGCCAGGACCTGCTGGCCCTGTACCGGCTGCCCACCTGGAGCGCCGAAACCCTGGCCGAGGCGCTGCGCCTGCTCGGGCAGTGCGGGTCCAGAGATTATGTGCAGTCCAGAGCGCTCGACTACCACCGGCGAGCGGCAACAGCGCTCGAGAACGCCCGACCGGGCGAGCCCGCCGCCGCGCTTCTTGCCGAGTTCGCCTCCGCGCTGGTTTCTCGACTCAAGTAG
- the fni gene encoding Isopentenyl-diphosphate delta-isomerase: MAESHSKRKEDHLRICRDEDVAGRGITTGLERYRLRHNALPELALAAVDPSTSLLGHPLRAPFLISAITGGTTRAAKINLHLAQAAEELGLAMCLGSQRAALEDPRLERTYRVRSVAPHLLLFANLGAVQLNYGYGLDECRRAVQMIEADALVLHLNSLQEAIQPHGNTNFSGLLSRIEVVCRGLEVPVIVKEVGWGISGEVARRLQDAGVTAVDVAGAGGTSWTRVESLRAVSTHQRRLAEALAGWGIPTAESLRQCRQAVPDLPLIASGGITTGPQAAVALALGASLVGLARPLLKPAMRSAAAVYQELLVLIDGLRLAMFGCGAGSIAALRQVPLDPNPGDGSLA, from the coding sequence ATGGCTGAATCTCATTCGAAACGCAAAGAGGACCACCTGCGCATCTGCCGTGATGAGGATGTGGCTGGCCGGGGGATCACCACTGGCCTGGAGCGCTACCGCCTGCGCCACAATGCTCTCCCCGAGCTAGCTCTGGCGGCAGTCGACCCGAGCACCAGTCTCCTGGGCCATCCCCTCCGCGCGCCGTTCCTCATCTCGGCCATTACGGGCGGCACAACCAGAGCGGCAAAGATCAATCTCCATCTGGCGCAAGCCGCCGAAGAGCTGGGTCTGGCGATGTGCCTGGGCTCACAGCGCGCTGCCCTGGAGGACCCGCGCCTGGAGCGAACCTATCGGGTGCGTTCCGTTGCGCCTCACCTTCTCCTCTTTGCCAATCTGGGCGCGGTGCAGCTCAACTATGGTTATGGTCTGGACGAGTGCCGCCGCGCCGTGCAGATGATCGAGGCCGATGCCCTGGTGCTGCACCTCAACTCGCTCCAGGAGGCCATTCAGCCTCACGGGAACACCAATTTCTCCGGCCTGCTGTCGCGCATTGAGGTTGTCTGCCGCGGGCTGGAGGTGCCGGTCATTGTCAAGGAGGTTGGCTGGGGCATCTCCGGCGAAGTGGCCCGCCGCCTCCAAGACGCCGGGGTTACTGCCGTGGACGTTGCTGGCGCGGGCGGGACCTCGTGGACCCGCGTCGAGTCACTGCGCGCCGTCAGCACGCACCAGCGGCGTCTCGCAGAGGCCCTGGCTGGCTGGGGCATTCCCACCGCTGAATCCCTGCGTCAGTGCCGCCAGGCAGTGCCCGATCTTCCGCTCATCGCCAGCGGCGGAATCACCACGGGTCCGCAGGCGGCCGTTGCGCTGGCATTGGGAGCCTCGCTGGTTGGCCTGGCTCGTCCTCTGCTCAAGCCAGCCATGCGCTCGGCCGCCGCAGTGTACCAGGAGCTGCTGGTGTTGATCGACGGCCTGAGGCTGGCCATGTTTGGCTGCGGAGCGGGCAGCATCGCTGCTCTGCGTCAGGTACCGTTGGACCCGAACCCCGGGGATGGGAGCCTCGCGTGA
- the fgs gene encoding Folylpolyglutamate synthase, protein MAMTYQQALAYLYSLTNYEVKAASAYAPQFFDLRRAQRLLDALGNPERRYLSVHIAGTKGKGSTSAMLASILRQAGYRTGLYTSPHLHSFRERIQVDGEMIGEQELADVAERIRPIAAEDPELTTFEVATALAFEYFARCQIQVAVVEVGLGGRLDATNVLQPAVSVITTIGHDHMHILGHTLAQIAGEKAGIIKPETPVVSAPQQRPAMEVIRRTARRQAAPLHAVSQLWTWRATCHSLECQEFTASRHAGRDLWSLHGLCLPLLGTHQLRNAGVVLETVAVLRTAGLKIEDEAVRHGMASVRWPARFEILGSRPYFVVDGAHNLDSAHVLARTLRTYFPGQRPWLVLGILSDKDIPAILHQLLPISAGAFLASSRHPRAADPLELQQLAAAYDVPTRVCDSILHATEQAVAAAGENGLVVATGSFTTAGAAREAWLRLHGRPLPPLDPHVG, encoded by the coding sequence ATGGCTATGACATACCAGCAGGCCCTCGCCTACCTCTATTCCTTGACCAACTATGAAGTCAAGGCCGCCTCTGCCTACGCGCCGCAGTTCTTTGATCTGCGGCGCGCACAGCGTCTGCTCGATGCGCTGGGCAACCCCGAGCGCCGCTACCTGTCGGTGCACATCGCCGGAACCAAAGGCAAGGGCTCTACCTCGGCCATGCTGGCCAGCATCCTGCGGCAGGCTGGCTATCGCACCGGCCTGTACACCTCTCCCCATCTGCACAGCTTCCGGGAGCGCATCCAGGTCGATGGCGAGATGATCGGCGAGCAGGAGCTGGCCGACGTCGCCGAGAGGATTCGCCCGATCGCCGCCGAGGACCCCGAGTTGACCACCTTCGAGGTTGCCACCGCGCTGGCCTTTGAGTACTTTGCCCGATGCCAGATTCAAGTTGCCGTGGTCGAGGTTGGCCTCGGTGGGCGCTTGGATGCGACCAACGTGCTCCAACCGGCCGTGTCGGTGATTACCACGATCGGCCACGACCATATGCACATCCTGGGCCACACTCTGGCTCAGATCGCTGGCGAAAAGGCAGGCATCATCAAGCCGGAGACCCCGGTGGTCTCCGCTCCTCAGCAGAGGCCTGCCATGGAGGTCATCCGTCGCACCGCCCGCCGGCAAGCGGCACCCTTGCACGCGGTATCGCAGCTGTGGACCTGGCGGGCGACCTGTCACTCGCTCGAATGTCAAGAGTTCACTGCCAGCCGTCACGCAGGGCGTGACCTTTGGAGTCTGCACGGCCTCTGTCTGCCCCTGCTGGGCACGCACCAGCTACGCAATGCCGGCGTGGTGCTGGAGACGGTCGCGGTGCTGCGCACTGCCGGTCTCAAGATCGAGGATGAGGCCGTGCGCCACGGTATGGCCTCCGTTCGTTGGCCGGCGCGCTTCGAGATACTGGGTTCGCGGCCCTACTTTGTGGTCGATGGGGCGCATAACCTGGACTCGGCGCACGTTCTGGCCAGGACGCTGCGTACCTACTTCCCTGGCCAGCGCCCCTGGCTAGTGCTCGGCATTCTCAGCGACAAGGACATACCGGCTATCCTCCACCAGCTTCTCCCCATTAGCGCCGGAGCGTTCCTGGCCAGCTCGAGGCATCCCCGCGCCGCGGACCCGCTCGAGTTGCAGCAGCTCGCTGCCGCCTACGACGTGCCGACCCGCGTCTGCGACTCGATCCTCCACGCCACTGAGCAGGCCGTCGCTGCTGCTGGCGAGAACGGCCTGGTCGTCGCCACCGGCTCTTTCACCACGGCCGGGGCGGCCAGGGAGGCCTGGCTGCGTCTGCACGGCCGTCCCCTGCCGCCTCTGGACCCCCACGTAGGCTAG